The Stomoxys calcitrans chromosome 3, idStoCalc2.1, whole genome shotgun sequence genome includes a region encoding these proteins:
- the LOC106081555 gene encoding ubiquitin-conjugating enzyme E2 E1 isoform X1, with protein sequence MSSSTTTSGGTATTNSTGSAAPSVGLVATNSSPPGTANSNMSATNNSTSNAAVAGVAAAAAAAAAAIRGRNGNTLQSGSLPASGSGGTGSTNSAVGGGGGGSSSGPAAAAATTSEETRKDPKPNPKISKALGTSAKRIQKELAEITLDPPPNCSAGPKGDNLYEWVSTILGPPGSVYEGGVFFLDIHFSPEYPFKPPKVTFRTRIYHCNINSQGVICLDILKDNWSPALTISKVLLSICSLLTDCNPADPLVGSIATQYLQNREEHDRIARLWTKRYAT encoded by the exons ATGTCATCGTCGACAACTACTAGTGGTGGCACAGCGACAACTAACAGTACTGGTTCAGCTGCACCCTCAGTAGGTCTTGTTGCAACTAATTCATCGCCTCCCGGCACTGCCAATAGCAATATGTCTGCCACAAATAATTCAACATCTAATGCAGCCGTAGCTGGTGTTGCAgcggctgctgctgccgctgctgctgcaaTACGTGGTCGCAATGGTAACACTTTACAGTCTGGTTCTTTGCCAGCTTCGGGTTCTGGTGGCACTGGCTCCACAAATTCTGCGGTTGGTGGCGGCGGCGGTGGTTCATCCTCAGGCCCTGCGGCTGCTGCCGCTACCACAAGTGAAGAAACGCGCAAGGATCCCAAACCTAATCCGAAAATTTCTAAAGCCTTGGGCACTTCAGCTAAACGCATACAAAAAGAGCTTGCCGAAATCACTCTAGATCCACCGCCAAATTGTAGTGCCGGGCCCAAAGGTGATAATCTGTACGAGTGGGTGTCGACAATTTTGGGACCACCCGGTTCGGTGTATGAAGGTGGAGTATTCTTTCTGGATATTCACTTTTCACCAGAGTATCCATTTAAACCTCCTAAAGTTACGTTCCGTACGCGTATCTATCATTGTAACATCAATAGTCAAGGTGTTATTTGCTTAGATATACTCAAGGATAATTGGTCTCCAGCATTGACCATATCAAAGGTATTGCTGTCAATTTGTTCCCTGCTGACTGATTGTAATCCTG CCGATCCTCTGGTAGG
- the LOC106081555 gene encoding ubiquitin-conjugating enzyme E2 E1 isoform X2, with product MSSSTTTSGGTATTNSTGSAAPSVGLVATNSSPPGTANSNMSATNNSTSNAAVAGVAAAAAAAAAAIRGRNGNTLQSGSLPASGSGGTGSTNSAVGGGGGGSSSGPAAAAATTSEETRKDPKPNPKISKALGTSAKRIQKELAEITLDPPPNCSAGPKGDNLYEWVSTILGPPGSVYEGGVFFLDIHFSPEYPFKPPKVTFRTRIYHCNINSQGVICLDILKDNWSPALTISKVLLSICSLLTDCNPADPLVGSIATQYLQNREEHDRIARLWTKR from the exons ATGTCATCGTCGACAACTACTAGTGGTGGCACAGCGACAACTAACAGTACTGGTTCAGCTGCACCCTCAGTAGGTCTTGTTGCAACTAATTCATCGCCTCCCGGCACTGCCAATAGCAATATGTCTGCCACAAATAATTCAACATCTAATGCAGCCGTAGCTGGTGTTGCAgcggctgctgctgccgctgctgctgcaaTACGTGGTCGCAATGGTAACACTTTACAGTCTGGTTCTTTGCCAGCTTCGGGTTCTGGTGGCACTGGCTCCACAAATTCTGCGGTTGGTGGCGGCGGCGGTGGTTCATCCTCAGGCCCTGCGGCTGCTGCCGCTACCACAAGTGAAGAAACGCGCAAGGATCCCAAACCTAATCCGAAAATTTCTAAAGCCTTGGGCACTTCAGCTAAACGCATACAAAAAGAGCTTGCCGAAATCACTCTAGATCCACCGCCAAATTGTAGTGCCGGGCCCAAAGGTGATAATCTGTACGAGTGGGTGTCGACAATTTTGGGACCACCCGGTTCGGTGTATGAAGGTGGAGTATTCTTTCTGGATATTCACTTTTCACCAGAGTATCCATTTAAACCTCCTAAAGTTACGTTCCGTACGCGTATCTATCATTGTAACATCAATAGTCAAGGTGTTATTTGCTTAGATATACTCAAGGATAATTGGTCTCCAGCATTGACCATATCAAAGGTATTGCTGTCAATTTGTTCCCTGCTGACTGATTGTAATCCTG CCGATCCTCTGGTAGG